Proteins from one Streptomyces genisteinicus genomic window:
- a CDS encoding LON peptidase substrate-binding domain-containing protein: protein MTTVSLPLFPLNSVLFPGLVLPLNVFEERYRAMMRELLKTGDEEARRFAVVAIRDGREVAPTSPGLPDPTAVVERGPAAGFGSDPVQAFHRVGCIADAATIRERPDGGFEVLATGTSRVRLLSVDASGPFLVAELEELPEEPGEGAAALAEGVLRAFRSYQQRLAGARERSMATGADLPDEPSVVSYLVAAAAVLDTPAKQRLLQAPDTATRLREELKLLRAETAVLRHLPSLPAVDLTRQPTNPN from the coding sequence GTGACCACCGTCTCCCTGCCGCTCTTCCCGCTGAACTCGGTGCTGTTCCCCGGCCTCGTGCTGCCCCTGAACGTCTTCGAGGAGCGATATCGCGCCATGATGCGCGAGCTGTTGAAGACGGGCGACGAGGAAGCGAGGCGCTTCGCCGTCGTCGCGATCCGCGACGGACGGGAGGTCGCGCCCACGTCGCCGGGTCTGCCGGACCCGACCGCGGTCGTCGAGCGCGGCCCCGCGGCCGGCTTCGGGTCCGACCCCGTCCAGGCGTTCCACCGCGTGGGCTGCATCGCCGACGCCGCGACGATCCGCGAGCGCCCCGACGGCGGCTTCGAGGTCCTGGCGACCGGCACCTCCCGTGTCCGGCTGCTGTCCGTGGACGCGAGCGGCCCCTTCCTGGTGGCCGAGCTGGAGGAGCTGCCCGAGGAGCCGGGCGAGGGCGCGGCGGCCCTGGCGGAGGGGGTGCTGCGCGCGTTCCGCAGCTACCAGCAGCGGCTCGCGGGGGCGAGGGAGCGCTCGATGGCGACCGGAGCCGACCTGCCCGACGAGCCGTCCGTGGTCTCCTACCTGGTCGCGGCCGCCGCGGTGCTGGACACCCCGGCCAAGCAGCGCCTGCTGCAGGCCCCCGACACGGCGACGCGGCTGCGCGAGGAACTGAAGCTGCTGCGCGCCGAGACGGCGGTGCTGAGGCACCTGCCCTCGCTGCCCGCGGTGGACCTGACCCGGCAGCCGACGAACCCCAACTGA
- the priA gene encoding bifunctional 1-(5-phosphoribosyl)-5-((5-phosphoribosylamino)methylideneamino)imidazole-4-carboxamide isomerase/phosphoribosylanthranilate isomerase PriA has product MSSTLELLPAVDVRDGQAVRLVHGESGTETSYGSPLEAALAWQRSGAEWLHLVDLDAAFGTGDNRELIAEVAAAMDIKVELSGGIRDDASLAAALATGCRRVNLGTAALETPEWVAKVIAEHGDRIAVGLDVRGTTLRGRGWTRDGGDLYETLARLDSEGCARYVVTDIAKDGTLQGPNLELLKNVCAATDKPVVASGGVSSLDDLRALAGLVPVGVEGAIVGKALYAKAFTLEEALAAVAA; this is encoded by the coding sequence GTGAGCAGCACGCTTGAACTCCTCCCCGCCGTCGACGTCCGCGACGGCCAGGCCGTCCGCCTGGTCCACGGCGAGTCGGGCACCGAGACCTCCTACGGCTCCCCGCTGGAGGCCGCGCTCGCCTGGCAGCGCTCCGGCGCCGAGTGGCTGCACCTGGTCGACCTCGACGCCGCCTTCGGCACCGGCGACAACCGGGAGCTGATCGCCGAGGTCGCCGCCGCCATGGACATCAAGGTCGAGCTCTCCGGCGGCATCCGCGACGACGCCTCGCTCGCGGCCGCCCTCGCCACCGGCTGCCGCCGCGTCAACCTCGGCACCGCCGCGCTGGAGACCCCCGAGTGGGTCGCCAAGGTCATCGCCGAGCACGGCGACCGGATCGCCGTCGGCCTCGACGTCCGCGGCACCACGCTGCGCGGACGCGGCTGGACCCGCGACGGCGGCGACCTCTACGAGACCCTCGCCCGCCTCGACTCCGAGGGCTGCGCCCGCTACGTCGTCACCGACATCGCCAAGGACGGCACCCTCCAGGGCCCCAACCTGGAGCTGCTGAAGAACGTCTGCGCGGCCACCGACAAGCCCGTCGTCGCCTCCGGCGGCGTCTCCTCCCTCGACGACCTGCGCGCGCTCGCGGGCCTGGTGCCCGTGGGCGTCGAGGGCGCCATCGTGGGCAAGGCCCTGTACGCGAAGGCGTTCACCCTGGAGGAGGCACTCGCGGCGGTGGCGGCATGA
- a CDS encoding histidinol-phosphate transaminase, producing the protein MSDQAPAGIGIDDLPVRDELRGKTPYGAPQLDVPVRLNTNENPYPLPEPLVERITERVREAARGLNRYPDRDAAELRDGLAAYLTRTTGHPVTREMVWAANGSNEVLQQLLQTFAGPGRLAIGFEPSYSMHALIARGTGTGWISGPRRDDFTVDTGAARAAIAEHRPHVVFVTSPNNPTGTAVDADTVVALYEAAQAARPSLVVVDEAYVEFSHRPSLLPLTEGRPNLVISRTMSKAFGAAGLRLGYLAAHPAVVDAVQLVRLPYHLSAVTQATALAALEHTDTLLGYVEQLKAERDRLVAELRATGYEVTESDANFVQFGVFDDAHAVWQRILDKGVLVRDNGVPGRLRVTAGTPEENDAFLDAVRELKKEQSA; encoded by the coding sequence GTGAGCGACCAGGCACCCGCCGGCATCGGCATCGACGACCTGCCGGTCCGCGACGAACTGCGCGGCAAGACGCCCTACGGCGCCCCGCAGCTCGACGTCCCCGTCCGGCTGAACACCAACGAGAACCCCTACCCGCTGCCGGAGCCGCTCGTCGAGCGGATCACGGAGCGGGTGCGCGAGGCCGCCCGCGGGCTCAACCGCTACCCCGACCGGGACGCGGCCGAGCTGAGGGACGGCCTGGCCGCCTACCTCACCCGCACCACGGGCCACCCGGTCACCCGGGAGATGGTCTGGGCGGCCAACGGCTCCAACGAGGTGCTCCAGCAGCTCCTCCAGACGTTCGCCGGACCCGGCAGGCTCGCGATCGGCTTCGAGCCCTCGTACTCCATGCACGCGCTGATCGCCCGTGGCACCGGCACCGGCTGGATCTCCGGCCCCCGGCGCGACGACTTCACCGTCGACACCGGTGCCGCCCGCGCCGCGATCGCCGAGCACCGCCCGCACGTGGTCTTCGTCACCTCGCCCAACAACCCCACCGGGACGGCCGTCGACGCGGACACCGTCGTCGCGCTGTACGAGGCGGCCCAGGCCGCCCGCCCCTCGCTGGTCGTCGTCGACGAGGCCTACGTGGAGTTCAGCCACCGCCCCTCGCTGCTGCCGCTGACCGAGGGCCGGCCCAACCTCGTGATCTCCCGCACCATGTCCAAGGCGTTCGGCGCCGCCGGGCTGCGCCTCGGCTATCTGGCCGCCCACCCCGCCGTGGTGGACGCCGTCCAGCTGGTGCGCCTGCCGTACCACCTCAGCGCGGTCACCCAGGCCACCGCCCTCGCCGCGCTGGAGCACACCGATACGCTGCTCGGGTACGTGGAGCAGCTGAAGGCCGAGCGCGACCGGCTGGTCGCCGAACTGCGCGCCACCGGCTACGAGGTCACCGAGTCCGACGCCAACTTCGTGCAGTTCGGCGTCTTCGACGACGCGCACGCGGTCTGGCAGCGCATCCTCGACAAGGGCGTCCTCGTCCGCGACAACGGCGTACCGGGCCGGCTGCGGGTCACCGCGGGCACCCCCGAAGAGAACGACGCGTTCCTCGACGCGGTTCGTGAGTTGAAGAAGGAGCAGAGCGCATGA
- a CDS encoding ABC transporter permease: MTAPLTPPHQPDRPSSSSGPPAPYPPAWTDDARLAKQAELRRDLRDSAVVLAAVTVLGVALGLLWLWLAPRVPLVSDGEAVFLKNSEGEEAIAADGTFVLIAVALGALSAAGAFLFRRRGGIPLVVALAVGGLLASLLGWGMGVWLGPDQDVAEHARQVGEGVTFDAYLQLRAKGALLAWPLAAMVVHLGLTALFAPRDPEPVPDPYTSPAWPPRAP, translated from the coding sequence GTGACCGCACCTCTGACACCGCCCCACCAGCCGGACCGGCCGTCCTCCTCGTCGGGGCCGCCCGCCCCGTACCCCCCGGCGTGGACGGACGACGCGCGCCTGGCGAAGCAGGCCGAGCTCCGGCGCGACCTGCGGGACTCGGCCGTGGTGCTCGCGGCGGTGACGGTGCTCGGTGTGGCGCTCGGCCTGCTCTGGCTGTGGCTGGCTCCCCGGGTGCCGCTGGTCTCCGACGGCGAGGCGGTCTTCCTGAAGAACTCCGAGGGCGAGGAGGCCATCGCGGCTGACGGAACGTTCGTCCTGATCGCGGTGGCGCTCGGCGCGCTGAGCGCGGCCGGCGCCTTCCTCTTCCGCCGCCGCGGCGGCATCCCCCTGGTCGTCGCGCTCGCCGTGGGCGGCCTGCTGGCCTCCCTCCTGGGATGGGGCATGGGCGTGTGGCTCGGCCCGGACCAGGACGTCGCGGAGCACGCCCGCCAGGTCGGGGAGGGCGTCACCTTCGACGCCTACCTCCAGCTCCGGGCCAAGGGCGCGCTGCTGGCCTGGCCGCTCGCGGCGATGGTGGTCCACCTGGGGCTGACCGCGCTCTTCGCCCCGCGCGATCCCGAGCCCGTCCCCGATCCGTACACCTCGCCCGCCTGGCCGCCGCGCGCCCCCTGA
- the hisF gene encoding imidazole glycerol phosphate synthase subunit HisF, protein MTVAVRVIPCLDVDAGRVVKGVNFQNLRDAGDPVEMAKLYDAEGADELTFLDITASSGNRETTYDVVRRTAEQVFIPLTVGGGVRSADDVDRLLRAGADKVGVNTAAIARPELIREIAERFGRQVLVLSVDARRTPSGTFEVTTHGGRRGTGIDAVEWAHRAAELGAGEILLNSMDADGTKDGYDTEMIAAVRTHVTVPVIASGGAGRLADFPPAVAAGADAVLAASVFHFGDLRIGQVKDSLREAGHPVR, encoded by the coding sequence ATGACCGTCGCGGTCCGCGTCATCCCCTGCCTGGACGTCGACGCCGGGCGCGTCGTCAAGGGCGTCAACTTCCAGAACCTGCGCGACGCCGGCGACCCCGTCGAGATGGCCAAGCTCTACGACGCCGAAGGCGCCGACGAGCTGACCTTCCTCGACATCACCGCCTCCTCCGGCAACCGGGAGACCACCTACGACGTGGTGCGCCGCACCGCGGAACAGGTCTTCATCCCGCTCACCGTGGGCGGCGGAGTGCGCTCCGCCGACGACGTGGACCGGCTGCTGCGGGCGGGCGCCGACAAGGTCGGCGTCAACACCGCGGCCATCGCGCGCCCGGAGCTGATCCGCGAGATCGCCGAACGCTTCGGACGCCAGGTGCTGGTGCTCTCCGTCGACGCCCGGCGCACCCCGTCCGGCACCTTCGAGGTCACCACCCACGGCGGTCGCCGTGGGACCGGCATCGACGCCGTCGAGTGGGCGCACCGCGCGGCCGAGCTCGGCGCGGGCGAGATCCTGCTCAACTCCATGGACGCCGACGGCACCAAGGACGGCTACGACACCGAGATGATCGCGGCCGTGCGCACGCATGTGACGGTCCCGGTGATCGCCTCCGGCGGCGCGGGCCGGCTCGCCGACTTCCCGCCCGCCGTCGCCGCCGGGGCGGACGCGGTGCTCGCCGCGTCCGTGTTCCACTTCGGTGACCTGCGCATCGGGCAGGTCAAGGACAGCCTGCGGGAGGCGGGCCACCCGGTTCGCTGA
- a CDS encoding oxidoreductase, with amino-acid sequence MTEPLDGGPPDGVSPAEAAMWNAFRDGSTFDLSDTDPLQNNPFSPFPWGPERIVRAWVVARLLLNGPEARPGRVAALKLRGLQITGTLKLAGGSIAPYVELNGCRFESELLMPEAHFATLRLISCAVPRIEAARLRTEGDLHLPRCRVEHGIRLTDAQIGTDLLINQIHVRPDRRGRAITADGLSVAQDLQAELIETYGEFSMRGAKVGVSLSLRGSRLRAAGDRRALNAPQLSVERTLYLTGAWVSEATGNQGATPPFGTVTGGAARGSRLQPFECHGGVRIDDGRFGDAIDMNGARFVLGPREELSLRRITAPELRFNAERPEEGRVVLNGAKVVTLIDLAASWPGPGGLAINGFVYENLVPYEEFPLSRRLEWVASATPEYSPEPYERLATVLRNSGEDADAREVLLAKQRRRRETLPLAAKLWGYLQDWTVAYGYRPGRAALWMAVLWAAGAIAFAQVEPEPMKGQEHPVWNPALYALDLLVPVINLGQDGYWRLDGRWQWAAAVLVILGWILATTVAAGASRLLRRG; translated from the coding sequence GTGACCGAGCCGCTGGACGGCGGGCCTCCGGACGGAGTGAGCCCGGCCGAAGCAGCCATGTGGAACGCATTCCGGGACGGCAGCACATTCGACCTCAGTGACACGGACCCCTTGCAGAACAATCCGTTCTCGCCCTTTCCCTGGGGTCCCGAACGCATCGTCCGCGCCTGGGTGGTGGCGCGGCTCCTGCTCAACGGGCCGGAGGCGAGACCCGGGCGGGTCGCGGCGCTCAAGCTGCGCGGCCTGCAGATCACCGGCACGCTCAAGCTGGCGGGCGGCAGCATCGCCCCGTACGTGGAGCTCAACGGCTGCCGCTTCGAGAGCGAGCTGCTGATGCCGGAGGCGCACTTCGCCACGCTCCGGCTGATCAGCTGCGCCGTGCCGCGGATCGAGGCGGCGCGGCTGCGCACGGAGGGCGACCTGCATCTGCCGCGCTGCCGTGTGGAGCACGGCATCCGGCTGACCGACGCGCAGATCGGCACCGACCTGCTGATCAACCAGATCCATGTGCGGCCCGACCGGAGGGGCCGGGCCATCACCGCGGACGGCCTGTCGGTCGCCCAGGACCTCCAGGCCGAACTGATCGAGACCTACGGCGAGTTCAGCATGCGGGGCGCGAAGGTCGGGGTGTCGCTGAGCCTGCGCGGCTCGCGGCTGCGGGCGGCGGGCGACCGGCGGGCGCTGAACGCGCCGCAGCTGAGCGTCGAGCGGACGCTCTACCTGACCGGCGCGTGGGTGAGCGAGGCCACCGGCAACCAGGGCGCCACTCCCCCGTTCGGCACCGTCACCGGCGGTGCGGCGCGGGGCTCGCGGCTCCAGCCCTTCGAGTGCCACGGCGGGGTGCGCATCGACGACGGCAGGTTCGGCGACGCGATCGACATGAACGGCGCCCGGTTCGTCCTCGGCCCGCGCGAGGAGCTGTCGCTGCGCAGGATCACCGCACCCGAGCTGCGCTTCAACGCGGAGCGGCCCGAGGAGGGCCGCGTGGTGCTGAACGGCGCCAAGGTGGTGACGCTGATCGACCTGGCGGCGAGCTGGCCGGGGCCCGGCGGCCTGGCGATCAACGGCTTCGTCTACGAGAACCTCGTGCCCTACGAGGAGTTCCCGCTCTCGCGCCGGCTGGAGTGGGTGGCCTCCGCGACCCCGGAGTACTCGCCGGAGCCGTACGAGCGGCTCGCGACCGTGCTGCGCAACAGCGGGGAGGACGCCGACGCCCGCGAGGTGCTGCTCGCCAAGCAGCGCCGCAGACGGGAGACGCTGCCGCTCGCGGCGAAGCTCTGGGGCTACCTCCAGGACTGGACGGTGGCCTACGGGTACCGGCCGGGGCGCGCGGCGCTGTGGATGGCGGTGCTGTGGGCGGCGGGGGCGATCGCCTTCGCCCAGGTCGAGCCGGAGCCCATGAAGGGGCAGGAGCATCCGGTCTGGAATCCGGCCCTCTACGCCCTCGATCTGCTCGTGCCGGTGATCAATCTCGGCCAGGACGGCTACTGGCGGCTCGACGGGAGGTGGCAGTGGGCGGCGGCCGTGCTGGTGATCCTCGGGTGGATCCTGGCGACCACCGTGGCGGCCGGGGCCTCGCGCCTGCTGCGGCGCGGGTGA
- the hisD gene encoding histidinol dehydrogenase: MISRIDLRGDALPEGGALRDLLPRADFDVAAALDKVRPICEDVHHRGDAALIEYAQRFDGVELDRVRVPAAALTRALAELDPEVRAALEESVRRARIVHRAQRRKDHTTQVVPGGTVTEKWIPVDRVGLYAPGGRSVYPSSVIMNVVPAQEAGVPSLALASPAQKEFGGLPHPTILAACALLGVDEVYAAGGATAVAMFAYGTESCAPANMVTGPGNIWVAAAKRYFTGRIGIDAEAGPTEIAVLADSTADPVHVAADLISQAEHDPLAAAVLVTDSEELADAVERELEPQVAATRHVEDRIKPALTGRQSAIVLVSSVEDGLRVVDAYGAEHLEIQTADAAEVAARVRNAGAVFVGPWSPVSLGDYAAGSNHVLPTGGCACHSSGLSVQSFLRGVHIVDYTRDALADVAHHVVTLAEAEDLPAHGAALKARFGWKVPGQ; the protein is encoded by the coding sequence GTGATCTCGCGAATCGACCTGCGCGGCGACGCCCTCCCCGAGGGCGGCGCCCTGCGCGACCTGCTCCCCCGTGCCGACTTCGACGTCGCGGCCGCCCTGGACAAGGTGCGGCCCATCTGCGAGGACGTGCATCATCGGGGCGACGCGGCGCTGATCGAGTACGCGCAGCGGTTCGACGGTGTCGAGCTGGACCGGGTCAGGGTCCCGGCCGCCGCCCTGACCAGGGCACTCGCCGAACTGGACCCGGAGGTGCGGGCCGCGCTGGAGGAGTCGGTCCGCCGCGCCCGCATCGTCCACCGCGCCCAGCGCCGCAAGGACCACACCACCCAGGTCGTGCCCGGCGGCACCGTGACCGAGAAGTGGATCCCGGTCGACCGCGTCGGGCTCTACGCGCCGGGCGGCCGGTCCGTGTACCCCTCGTCCGTGATCATGAACGTGGTCCCGGCGCAGGAGGCGGGCGTCCCGTCCCTCGCGCTGGCCTCTCCCGCGCAGAAGGAGTTCGGCGGGCTGCCGCACCCCACGATCCTCGCCGCCTGCGCCCTGCTCGGCGTCGACGAGGTGTACGCGGCGGGCGGTGCCACCGCCGTCGCGATGTTCGCATACGGCACCGAGTCCTGCGCCCCGGCGAACATGGTGACCGGCCCCGGCAACATCTGGGTCGCGGCCGCCAAGCGGTACTTCACCGGCCGCATCGGCATCGACGCCGAGGCCGGCCCGACGGAGATCGCCGTCCTCGCCGACTCCACCGCCGACCCCGTCCACGTCGCCGCCGACCTGATCAGCCAGGCCGAGCACGACCCGCTCGCGGCCGCCGTGCTCGTCACCGACTCCGAGGAGCTCGCCGACGCCGTCGAGCGCGAGCTGGAGCCGCAGGTGGCCGCCACCCGGCACGTCGAGGACCGGATCAAGCCCGCGCTCACCGGCCGCCAGTCCGCGATCGTCCTCGTCTCCTCGGTGGAGGACGGGCTCCGGGTCGTCGACGCGTACGGCGCCGAGCACCTGGAGATCCAGACCGCGGACGCCGCCGAGGTCGCCGCCCGGGTCCGCAACGCCGGGGCCGTCTTCGTCGGCCCCTGGTCCCCCGTCTCGCTGGGCGACTACGCGGCCGGCTCCAACCACGTCCTGCCGACCGGCGGCTGCGCCTGCCACTCGTCGGGCCTGTCCGTGCAGTCGTTCCTGCGCGGCGTCCACATCGTCGACTACACCCGCGACGCCCTCGCCGACGTCGCCCACCACGTGGTCACCCTCGCGGAGGCGGAGGACCTGCCGGCGCACGGCGCCGCGCTCAAGGCGAGGTTCGGCTGGAAGGTGCCGGGCCAGTGA
- the ybaK gene encoding Cys-tRNA(Pro) deacylase yields MAKKPKKQAGGTPATVALTAAGTPFTVHAYDHDPASPSYGEEAAEALGVSPARVFKTLVADVDGALTVAVVPVAGQLDLKALATAVGGKRASMADPAAAERTTGYVRGGISPLGQRKRLPTVLDASAWDHETICVSAGRRGLEVELAAEALRTLTSAVRAPIARA; encoded by the coding sequence GTGGCGAAGAAGCCGAAGAAGCAGGCCGGGGGCACACCCGCGACGGTGGCGCTGACCGCGGCGGGCACCCCCTTCACGGTGCACGCCTACGACCACGACCCGGCGTCGCCGTCGTACGGCGAGGAGGCCGCCGAGGCCCTCGGGGTCTCCCCCGCCCGGGTCTTCAAGACCCTGGTGGCCGACGTCGACGGCGCCCTGACGGTGGCCGTCGTCCCGGTCGCGGGACAGCTCGACCTCAAGGCGCTCGCCACCGCGGTGGGCGGCAAGCGCGCCTCCATGGCGGACCCCGCGGCGGCCGAGCGCACCACGGGGTACGTCCGCGGCGGCATCTCGCCCCTCGGGCAGCGCAAGCGCCTTCCGACGGTGCTGGACGCGTCGGCCTGGGACCACGAGACGATCTGCGTCTCGGCGGGGCGGCGCGGCCTGGAGGTCGAGCTCGCGGCCGAGGCGCTGCGCACCCTGACGTCCGCGGTCCGCGCCCCGATCGCCCGCGCGTAG
- the hisH gene encoding imidazole glycerol phosphate synthase subunit HisH: protein MSAARKVVVFDYGFGNVRSAERALARVGADVEITRDYDRAMNADGLLVPGVGAFSACMDGLRKARGEWVVGRRLAGGRPVMGICVGMQILFARGIEHGVETEGLDEWPGTVGPLKAPVVPHMGWNTVEAPADSDLFAGVGADERFYFVHSYAVHDWELEVTNPAIRAPRVTWATHGEPFVAAVENGALWATQFHPEKSGDAGAQLLTNWIGTL from the coding sequence ATGAGCGCAGCCAGGAAGGTCGTCGTCTTCGACTACGGCTTCGGCAACGTCCGCTCCGCCGAGCGGGCCCTCGCCCGGGTCGGCGCCGACGTCGAGATCACCCGCGACTACGACAGGGCCATGAACGCCGACGGACTGCTCGTCCCCGGCGTCGGCGCGTTCTCCGCCTGCATGGACGGACTGCGCAAGGCCCGCGGCGAGTGGGTCGTCGGACGCAGGCTGGCCGGCGGCCGCCCCGTCATGGGCATCTGCGTCGGCATGCAGATCCTCTTCGCCCGCGGCATCGAGCACGGCGTCGAGACCGAAGGCCTCGACGAATGGCCGGGCACCGTGGGCCCGCTGAAGGCCCCCGTCGTGCCCCACATGGGCTGGAACACCGTCGAAGCCCCCGCGGACAGCGACCTGTTCGCCGGCGTCGGCGCCGACGAGCGCTTCTACTTCGTGCACTCCTACGCGGTGCACGACTGGGAGCTGGAGGTCACCAACCCGGCCATCCGCGCCCCCCGGGTCACCTGGGCGACGCACGGCGAGCCCTTCGTCGCCGCCGTCGAGAACGGCGCGCTCTGGGCCACCCAGTTCCACCCCGAGAAGTCCGGCGACGCCGGAGCCCAGCTCCTCACCAACTGGATCGGAACACTGTGA
- a CDS encoding RidA family protein — protein sequence MSGPVRRVSSGGPWEESFGYSRAVELPNGLVLVSGCTSVVDGEIAAGSPYEQTLTAFGVAVDALKQLGLGAADVVRTRMYITHARDVEEVGRAHKELFDAVRPAASMIIVSGFVDPSLVVEVEVEAYRPAGGDA from the coding sequence ATGAGCGGCCCCGTGCGCCGGGTCTCCTCCGGCGGCCCGTGGGAGGAGAGCTTCGGCTACTCCCGCGCCGTCGAACTCCCGAACGGCCTGGTCCTGGTCTCCGGCTGCACCTCCGTCGTCGACGGCGAGATCGCCGCGGGCAGCCCGTACGAGCAGACCCTCACCGCGTTCGGCGTCGCCGTCGACGCGCTGAAGCAGCTCGGCCTCGGCGCCGCCGACGTGGTGCGCACCCGGATGTACATCACCCACGCCCGCGACGTCGAGGAGGTGGGCCGAGCCCACAAGGAACTCTTCGACGCGGTGCGGCCCGCGGCGTCGATGATCATCGTCTCCGGCTTCGTCGACCCCTCGCTCGTGGTCGAGGTCGAGGTCGAGGCCTACCGTCCCGCCGGAGGTGACGCATGA
- a CDS encoding MFS transporter codes for MPADVGLSAHRDPQVLRWLGAYGLSATGDSVYHVALTWAATRGGSAAEAGAVLAAGAVPRALLMLGGGVLADRIGPRTVVLVSDTARCLVVLGLAALLWLTTPGLWVLAAVAVVFGILDAVFMPAVGALPPRIVPRGQLARVQGLRGLAGRGATVAGAPLGGAATALSGAPAAFTAAAALFALSLPLLLTLRIAPLPPSAAENSPPGPVGSPAAERGGRLKRLAGDLADGLRYVRGHRVLGPLIVVVAVSDLGFVGPLGVGLALLAEARGWGAPGLGWLLAGFAAGSAAASLLLAVRGRIPRAGLVMGLALVTGSAAIAALALLPGLVAAVAVAALVGVLTGVSGSLCGALLQTAADPAHLGRVTSLATFVSLGLAPLSFPLTGAAVGLWDATPVFAVSALVCAAGAVYGLCSVHLRRAELPH; via the coding sequence GTGCCCGCCGATGTGGGGCTGTCCGCCCACCGTGACCCGCAGGTGCTGCGCTGGCTCGGCGCCTACGGGCTCTCGGCCACCGGCGACAGCGTCTACCACGTCGCCCTGACCTGGGCGGCCACCCGCGGCGGCAGCGCCGCGGAGGCGGGGGCCGTGCTGGCCGCCGGGGCCGTGCCGCGCGCCCTGCTCATGCTCGGCGGCGGTGTCCTCGCCGACCGGATCGGACCCCGGACGGTGGTCCTCGTCAGCGACACCGCCCGCTGCCTCGTCGTGCTGGGCCTCGCCGCCCTGCTGTGGCTGACCACCCCGGGTCTCTGGGTGCTCGCGGCGGTCGCCGTCGTCTTCGGGATCCTCGACGCCGTCTTCATGCCGGCCGTCGGCGCACTGCCCCCGCGCATCGTGCCCCGCGGACAGCTCGCCCGGGTGCAGGGACTGCGCGGCCTCGCCGGCCGCGGGGCGACCGTCGCCGGAGCCCCGCTCGGCGGCGCGGCGACCGCCCTGTCCGGGGCACCCGCGGCGTTCACCGCGGCGGCGGCCCTCTTCGCGCTCTCGCTCCCCCTGCTGCTCACCCTCCGCATCGCCCCCCTCCCGCCTTCGGCGGCGGAGAACTCCCCGCCGGGGCCGGTGGGCTCCCCGGCGGCTGAGCGGGGCGGCCGCCTGAAGCGGTTGGCGGGGGACCTCGCGGACGGACTGCGGTACGTCCGCGGGCACCGGGTGCTCGGCCCGCTGATCGTGGTCGTCGCCGTCAGCGACCTCGGCTTCGTCGGCCCCCTCGGCGTCGGCCTCGCGCTGCTCGCCGAGGCCCGGGGGTGGGGTGCGCCGGGGCTCGGCTGGCTGCTCGCCGGCTTCGCCGCCGGGTCGGCCGCCGCCTCCCTGCTGCTGGCCGTCCGGGGCCGGATACCGCGCGCCGGGCTCGTCATGGGCCTCGCGCTGGTCACCGGCTCCGCGGCGATCGCCGCGCTCGCGCTGCTGCCCGGCCTCGTCGCGGCCGTCGCCGTCGCGGCCCTGGTCGGTGTGCTCACCGGGGTGAGCGGCTCCCTGTGCGGCGCGCTGCTCCAGACCGCCGCCGACCCCGCCCACCTGGGCCGGGTCACCTCGCTCGCGACCTTCGTCAGCCTCGGCCTGGCGCCGCTGAGCTTTCCGCTCACCGGCGCCGCGGTCGGCCTGTGGGACGCCACGCCGGTCTTCGCGGTCAGCGCCCTGGTGTGCGCGGCGGGAGCCGTGTACGGCCTCTGCTCGGTCCACCTGCGGCGGGCCGAGCTGCCGCACTGA
- the hisB gene encoding imidazoleglycerol-phosphate dehydratase HisB, with protein MTREGRIGRVERTTKETSVVVEIDLDGTGTVDVATGVGFFDHMLDQLGRHGLFDLTVKTDGDLHIDTHHTIEDTALALGAAFRQALGDKVGIYRFGNCTVPLDESLAQVTVDLSGRPYLVHTEPENMAPMIGAYDTTMTRHIFESFVAQAQVALHIHVPYGRNAHHIVECQFKALARALRYASERDPRAAGILPSTKGAL; from the coding sequence ATGACGCGCGAGGGTCGTATCGGAAGGGTCGAACGGACCACCAAGGAGACCTCGGTCGTCGTCGAGATCGATCTCGACGGCACCGGCACGGTCGACGTCGCCACCGGCGTCGGCTTCTTCGACCACATGCTCGACCAGCTCGGCAGGCACGGTCTGTTCGACCTCACCGTCAAGACCGACGGCGACCTGCACATCGACACCCACCACACCATCGAGGACACCGCCCTCGCCCTCGGCGCCGCCTTCCGGCAGGCCCTCGGCGACAAGGTCGGCATCTACCGCTTCGGCAACTGCACCGTGCCGCTCGACGAGTCCCTCGCCCAGGTCACCGTCGACCTCTCCGGCCGCCCCTACCTGGTGCACACCGAGCCGGAGAACATGGCGCCCATGATCGGCGCCTACGACACGACGATGACCCGCCACATCTTCGAGTCCTTCGTCGCCCAGGCGCAGGTCGCGCTGCACATCCACGTCCCGTACGGCCGCAACGCCCACCACATCGTCGAGTGCCAGTTCAAGGCCCTCGCCCGGGCCCTGCGCTACGCGTCGGAGCGGGACCCCCGCGCCGCCGGCATCCTTCCCTCCACGAAGGGCGCGCTGTAG